From Verrucomicrobiia bacterium, one genomic window encodes:
- the cls gene encoding cardiolipin synthase, with amino-acid sequence MTLPIKFLVGGLVIAGALLAAGHAIIYKRDSRSAALWIVVIWLMPAIGPILYLLLGINQVRRRAVALREAMVRHRTTADFTESDLGMREAEHLEPLARLVGEVAARPLLPGNAVAVLVDGKEAYPAMLEAIESATKSVGLASYIFDATGIGERFIEALASAQNRGVEVRVLVDAVGAKYSWPSAARALRHRGIQAALFNPRLTPRWLPDINLRNHRKILVVDGTVGFTGGFNIKHEFWQPETPAKLFRDLHFRINGPVVAHLSEVFVDDWQFATGEALRGDKWFPPLPRCGDVLARGIEAGPDESHDRLRWVIIGALNSARRSVEILTPYFLPDAGIISALTAAALRGVEVNIILPEHSNLTYVNWATFAQLWQVLQHGCRVWLTRGPFDHSKLMVVDGVWAFLGSANWDTRSLRLNFEFNVEAYNAELGKGLEELVRGRRAEARELSLAEVDARSLPIRLRDGIARLFAPYL; translated from the coding sequence GTGACGCTTCCGATTAAGTTTCTGGTTGGTGGACTGGTAATTGCCGGAGCCCTGCTCGCGGCGGGTCACGCGATCATTTACAAGCGCGATTCTCGTTCGGCGGCGTTGTGGATCGTCGTCATCTGGCTCATGCCGGCCATCGGGCCAATACTTTACCTGCTTTTGGGAATTAACCAGGTGCGGCGCCGCGCCGTGGCGTTGCGCGAAGCGATGGTTCGCCATCGCACAACGGCGGACTTCACCGAATCCGACCTGGGGATGCGCGAAGCCGAGCATCTTGAGCCGCTGGCGCGATTGGTGGGTGAGGTTGCCGCGCGCCCGCTGTTGCCGGGAAACGCCGTCGCGGTATTGGTTGATGGCAAGGAGGCGTACCCGGCGATGCTGGAGGCGATTGAATCGGCGACGAAATCGGTTGGGTTGGCGAGCTATATTTTCGATGCGACGGGTATCGGGGAGCGATTCATCGAGGCGTTGGCAAGCGCGCAGAATCGCGGGGTGGAGGTGCGGGTTTTGGTTGATGCGGTGGGGGCAAAATATTCGTGGCCATCGGCGGCGCGCGCTTTGCGGCATCGGGGAATTCAAGCCGCATTGTTTAATCCACGGTTGACCCCTCGCTGGCTGCCCGACATCAATCTGCGAAACCATCGCAAGATTCTGGTGGTGGACGGCACGGTGGGTTTCACGGGGGGATTCAACATCAAGCACGAATTCTGGCAGCCGGAAACTCCCGCAAAACTTTTTCGTGATCTGCACTTTCGCATCAACGGGCCGGTGGTGGCGCATTTGAGCGAAGTCTTCGTAGATGATTGGCAGTTCGCGACCGGCGAGGCGCTGCGCGGCGATAAGTGGTTTCCACCACTCCCGCGTTGCGGGGATGTGCTGGCCCGGGGCATCGAAGCGGGGCCGGACGAAAGTCATGACCGATTGCGGTGGGTGATCATCGGCGCGCTGAACAGCGCCCGGCGTTCAGTGGAGATTCTCACGCCGTATTTTTTGCCTGATGCGGGAATTATTTCCGCGCTGACGGCGGCGGCATTGCGGGGAGTGGAGGTGAATATCATTTTGCCGGAGCATTCGAATCTGACTTATGTGAACTGGGCCACGTTTGCGCAACTGTGGCAGGTGCTTCAGCATGGCTGCCGGGTATGGCTGACGCGCGGGCCGTTTGATCACTCGAAATTAATGGTGGTGGATGGCGTGTGGGCGTTTTTGGGTTCGGCTAATTGGGACACGCGGAGCTTGCGATTGAATTTTGAATTCAATGTCGAAGCCTACAATGCCGAACTGGGCAAAGGGTTGGAGGAACTCGTGCGCGGGCGGCGCGCCGAAGCGCGAGAATTGTCGTTGGCGGAAGTGGACGCGCGCTCTTTGCCGATCCGATTGCGCGACGGGATTGCGCGTTTGTTCGCGCCGTATCTTTGA
- a CDS encoding phosphodiester glycosidase family protein, which translates to MFLSRKLKQILSINFLACGLTCAAQNSPSASPVTYSHIVRRDPNFSIHEVTINLADPRVSAKVSRGGPAPDADGPWTTTLLPVSEIAAREGFDIAINGDFFSAKSTKDIEGRNTGYVRGKPATPEGMAMTDGQLWHLPKGKRPCLVITTNHTALLLSAITTAPTNIGAWEIIGGRQILVRGGQPVEYTNAFALARNPRTAVGIDRTGTLLTLVVVDGRQPNLSIGMTLRELSAEMIALGCDTAINLDGGGSSTMAYRDPATHQLHVVNSPSDTKERSVADALGITIHAPMPPAQ; encoded by the coding sequence ATGTTTTTATCGCGCAAATTAAAACAAATACTTTCAATAAATTTCCTCGCCTGCGGACTCACCTGCGCCGCGCAAAATTCCCCCTCGGCTTCACCCGTGACTTACTCCCACATCGTCCGCCGCGACCCCAACTTCTCCATCCACGAAGTCACCATTAATCTCGCCGACCCTCGCGTTTCGGCCAAAGTCTCCCGCGGCGGTCCCGCTCCCGATGCCGATGGCCCCTGGACCACCACCCTCCTGCCCGTCAGCGAAATCGCCGCGCGCGAAGGCTTCGACATCGCCATCAACGGCGACTTTTTCTCCGCCAAATCCACGAAAGATATTGAAGGCCGCAACACCGGTTACGTTCGCGGCAAACCCGCTACCCCCGAGGGCATGGCCATGACCGATGGCCAGCTCTGGCACCTGCCAAAAGGCAAACGCCCCTGCCTCGTCATCACCACCAACCACACCGCCCTGCTCCTCTCCGCCATCACCACCGCCCCCACCAACATCGGCGCTTGGGAAATCATCGGTGGCCGGCAAATCCTCGTCCGCGGCGGCCAGCCCGTCGAATACACCAATGCCTTTGCCCTCGCGCGAAACCCCCGCACCGCCGTCGGCATTGATCGCACCGGCACGCTCCTGACTTTAGTCGTAGTGGACGGCCGCCAGCCCAACCTCTCAATTGGCATGACCCTGCGCGAACTCTCCGCCGAAATGATCGCCCTGGGCTGCGACACCGCCATCAATCTCGACGGCGGCGGCTCCTCCACCATGGCCTACCGCGATCCCGCCACCCACCAACTCCACGTTGTCAATTCTCCATCCGACACCAAAGAACGCTCCGTCGCCGACGCCCTCGGCATCACCATCCACGCGCCCATGCCCCCGGCTCAATAG